In one Bacillus thuringiensis genomic region, the following are encoded:
- a CDS encoding YndM family protein has translation MNDFTVVLIKFISCIIAFSIGLALFFPATFVQIISFSLFVTIVSYMFVDKIILNRIGNTGAIMSDFLLTYLSVWIFGNILLDNYMQIAWGSILSAIVFTLSEVIVHRFSNSHTRHNNDNIRINRRFAYGTEFAEEQNILDKDKKK, from the coding sequence TTGAATGATTTCACAGTAGTGCTTATCAAGTTTATATCGTGCATTATCGCATTTAGCATTGGGCTTGCTTTATTTTTCCCTGCAACGTTTGTTCAAATTATTTCATTCAGTCTCTTTGTTACAATCGTATCCTACATGTTCGTTGATAAAATTATTTTAAATCGAATTGGCAATACTGGTGCCATTATGTCGGATTTCTTATTAACATATTTAAGCGTATGGATTTTCGGTAATATTTTATTAGACAACTATATGCAAATTGCATGGGGCAGTATCCTTTCTGCCATCGTCTTCACTTTATCTGAAGTAATCGTTCATCGCTTCTCTAACTCTCATACAAGGCACAACAATGATAACATTCGTATTAATCGCCGCTTTGCATATGGTACGGAGTTTGCTGAAGAACAAAATATATTGGATAAAGACAAGAAGAAGTAA
- a CDS encoding cysteine hydrolase family protein: MKKALIVIDVQVGMYTAGMPVHNGEKFLQTLQELIGECRSNDIPIIYVQHNGPKDHPLEKGTDGWRIHAAIAPQEGDNIVEKTTPDSFHKTNLREVLQEKGIEHVILSGMQSEYCVDTTTRRACSEGYKVTLVSDAHSTFNTEVLRAEDIVQHHNAVLGAFADVVALKDLKVAASK, translated from the coding sequence ATGAAAAAAGCGTTAATCGTAATTGATGTGCAAGTGGGTATGTATACAGCTGGAATGCCAGTACATAATGGGGAAAAGTTTTTACAAACATTGCAAGAGCTTATTGGGGAATGTCGTTCAAATGATATCCCAATTATTTATGTCCAACATAACGGTCCTAAAGACCATCCGTTAGAAAAAGGTACGGATGGGTGGCGAATCCATGCGGCAATCGCTCCGCAAGAAGGAGATAATATTGTTGAAAAGACGACGCCAGATTCATTCCATAAGACAAACTTAAGAGAAGTGTTACAAGAGAAAGGAATTGAACACGTTATTCTTTCGGGAATGCAATCAGAGTATTGTGTAGATACGACAACGCGCAGAGCATGTAGTGAAGGATATAAAGTAACGTTAGTGAGTGATGCACATAGTACATTTAATACAGAAGTGTTACGTGCTGAAGATATTGTGCAACATCATAACGCAGTATTGGGAGCGTTTGCGGATGTTGTTGCATTAAAAGACTTGAAAGTGGCTGCCTCTAAATAA
- a CDS encoding GNAT family N-acetyltransferase, with translation MLFQKEGLLIRYVMEDDASIVSKWLTDPAVLRYYEGRDNPQSVEKVLDHFIHNPNGNEKRCLIEFDTVPIGYMQMYPVDSEWKALYGYKESQNVWGMDQFIGEPAYWGKGIGQKLVQAAITYIMGEMGAEAIAMDPKVNNERAIKCYEKCGFKKVKILKEHELHEGKLEDCWMMEYKQL, from the coding sequence ATGCTTTTTCAAAAAGAAGGTTTATTGATTAGATACGTAATGGAAGATGATGCATCTATCGTTTCTAAATGGTTAACGGACCCAGCAGTCCTGCGGTATTACGAAGGACGAGATAATCCGCAGTCTGTAGAAAAGGTGCTTGATCATTTTATACATAATCCAAACGGTAATGAAAAAAGATGTTTAATAGAATTTGATACCGTTCCCATTGGTTACATGCAAATGTACCCAGTTGATTCAGAGTGGAAAGCGTTATATGGCTATAAAGAATCACAAAATGTATGGGGAATGGACCAATTTATCGGTGAACCAGCCTATTGGGGAAAAGGAATTGGACAAAAACTCGTTCAGGCAGCAATTACATACATTATGGGTGAAATGGGAGCAGAAGCAATCGCAATGGATCCGAAAGTAAATAATGAACGAGCGATAAAGTGTTATGAAAAATGCGGATTTAAAAAAGTAAAGATTTTAAAGGAACATGAGCTGCATGAGGGGAAATTAGAAGATTGTTGGATGATGGAATACAAACAATTATAA